A stretch of the Desertibacillus haloalkaliphilus genome encodes the following:
- a CDS encoding aspartate kinase codes for MKVAKFGGTSVASAEQIRKVASVITDDPERKVIVVSAPGKRNDEDTKVTDLLIKLGETYLSEGSADAELAAVVDRYEQIAKGLELSSEIIDTIESDLKERLAADTSNEGKFMDAIKASGEDNNAKLIAFYLESKGIEAQYVNPRDAGLLVSDEPGNAQVLPEAYENLFKLRERPGVLVFPGFFGYSPEGTLVTFPRGGSDITGSIVAAGIKADLYENFTDVDSVYAANPKVVDGPVEIKRLTYREMRELSYAGFSVFHDEALIPAFRNSIPVCIKNTNNPQARGTMIIAEREYMLNPVIGIASDDGFSTIYVRKYLMNREVGFGRRLLEIIEDEGISYEHIPSGIDDTSVILRQDQLTDEAEHRIINRINDELEVDDVYIEKDFAMIMIVGEGMHNTKGISARATTALARADVNIEMINQGSSEVSLVFGVHEKDADNAVRELYDEFFGEADESLQ; via the coding sequence ATGAAGGTAGCTAAATTTGGTGGAACATCAGTAGCGAGTGCAGAACAAATTCGAAAAGTCGCATCAGTGATTACAGATGACCCAGAACGAAAAGTTATTGTCGTTTCAGCACCGGGGAAGCGTAATGATGAAGATACAAAAGTAACGGACTTATTAATAAAACTAGGTGAAACCTATTTAAGCGAAGGCAGTGCAGATGCAGAGTTAGCAGCTGTTGTCGATCGTTATGAACAGATTGCAAAAGGCCTTGAACTGTCAAGTGAAATTATTGATACGATTGAAAGCGATCTTAAAGAGCGCTTAGCCGCTGATACTTCAAATGAAGGTAAGTTTATGGATGCCATTAAGGCAAGCGGTGAGGATAACAATGCAAAATTAATCGCCTTTTATTTGGAGAGTAAGGGAATTGAAGCTCAATATGTGAACCCTAGGGATGCAGGTTTACTTGTAAGTGATGAGCCAGGGAATGCTCAAGTATTGCCGGAAGCCTATGAAAACTTATTCAAGCTTCGTGAGCGTCCAGGAGTTCTTGTCTTCCCAGGATTCTTTGGTTACTCACCAGAAGGAACGCTTGTCACGTTTCCACGTGGAGGCTCTGACATTACGGGTTCAATTGTTGCAGCAGGAATCAAGGCTGATTTGTATGAAAACTTTACAGATGTTGACTCGGTTTATGCAGCTAATCCGAAGGTTGTTGATGGTCCAGTTGAGATAAAACGGTTAACGTATCGTGAAATGCGTGAGCTTTCTTATGCAGGGTTCTCAGTATTCCATGATGAAGCGTTAATCCCAGCATTTAGAAATTCAATTCCTGTCTGTATTAAAAATACGAATAACCCACAAGCGCGGGGAACGATGATTATTGCAGAACGCGAATATATGTTAAACCCTGTTATTGGGATTGCCAGTGATGACGGCTTCTCAACGATCTATGTGCGTAAATACTTAATGAACCGAGAAGTTGGGTTTGGACGTCGTTTGCTAGAAATTATTGAAGATGAAGGGATTTCGTATGAGCATATTCCTTCAGGTATTGACGATACATCTGTCATCCTTCGTCAAGATCAATTAACAGATGAAGCCGAACATCGTATCATTAACCGTATCAATGATGAGTTAGAAGTTGATGATGTTTATATTGAAAAAGATTTCGCTATGATTATGATTGTTGGTGAAGGAATGCATAACACGAAAGGGATTTCAGCTCGTGCAACAACAGCACTAGCCAGAGCTGATGTTAATATTGAGATGATTAACCAAGGTTCATCCGAAGTAAGTTTAGTTTTTGGTGTCCATGAAAAAGATGCTGATAATGCTGTTCGTGAGCTTTATGATGAATTCTTTGGCGAGGCGGATGAATCGCTGCAATAA
- a CDS encoding nucleotide triphosphate diphosphatase NUDT15 translates to MRYHYCPKCGGRLKLNEQLEKNKPICEQCRFVFYQNPIVGVAAIVIKDQQLLLGKRNSSYKDKWCIPCGYVEYDEDVYDAVQREFNEETGLQIQPRSVYDVQSNFHNPKQHTVGIWFLADVVAGTLAAGDDLDDVDYFDTHRLPELAFPTDRMIINKLKEGRLIR, encoded by the coding sequence ATGCGCTATCATTATTGTCCAAAGTGTGGTGGACGATTAAAGCTTAATGAGCAACTAGAGAAAAATAAACCGATCTGTGAGCAATGTCGGTTTGTGTTTTATCAGAATCCGATTGTTGGTGTAGCAGCCATTGTCATAAAAGATCAGCAGCTTTTACTCGGAAAACGAAACAGCAGCTATAAAGATAAATGGTGTATTCCTTGTGGGTATGTTGAATACGACGAGGATGTTTATGATGCGGTGCAGCGGGAATTTAATGAAGAAACTGGCTTACAAATACAACCACGATCGGTCTATGATGTTCAATCAAATTTTCATAATCCAAAACAGCATACTGTTGGTATTTGGTTTTTGGCCGACGTCGTCGCTGGAACGTTAGCTGCTGGTGATGATCTTGATGACGTGGATTACTTTGATACGCACCGACTTCCTGAACTGGCATTTCCTACTGATCGGATGATTATTAATAAGCTTAAAGAGGGCCGGCTCATTCGATAA
- a CDS encoding ion transporter, translating to MNQSANKSKSKNSLLSYIQSIVGHSAFTTTIIILIIINAIIVGLETYPNLYDQYEQWFYYADLALLWIFTVEIALRLTAVRPTRDFFKSGWNWFDLIIVASSHIFVGAHFITVLRILRVLRVLRAISVIPSLRRLVDALLMTIPALGNIMLLMGIIFYIFAVTGTMLFADVAPDYFGSLQLSLLTLFQVVTLESWASGVMRPIFEQVTWSWVYFVSFILVGTFIIFNLFIGVIVNNVEKANDVEIAATNDPDPADDSKKELAELKEEIRELKQLIMQNNKKDQ from the coding sequence ATGAACCAAAGCGCCAATAAATCCAAATCTAAAAACTCACTTTTATCCTATATTCAATCGATTGTCGGTCACTCTGCATTTACAACAACGATCATTATTTTAATTATCATTAATGCAATTATTGTTGGTTTAGAAACCTACCCTAACTTGTATGACCAATACGAACAATGGTTTTATTATGCTGATCTCGCACTTTTATGGATTTTCACCGTCGAAATTGCCTTACGCTTAACCGCAGTTCGGCCTACACGTGACTTTTTTAAAAGCGGTTGGAACTGGTTTGATTTGATTATTGTCGCAAGCAGCCATATCTTTGTCGGTGCGCATTTCATCACTGTACTACGAATTTTGCGTGTGCTTCGTGTCTTACGTGCGATCTCAGTTATCCCTTCGTTACGTCGCCTCGTTGATGCGCTCTTAATGACCATCCCCGCACTAGGTAATATTATGCTACTCATGGGGATTATCTTTTACATTTTTGCAGTCACAGGGACGATGCTGTTTGCAGATGTTGCGCCTGACTATTTTGGAAGCTTGCAGTTATCATTACTAACACTATTCCAAGTTGTTACGTTAGAATCGTGGGCTAGTGGAGTCATGAGGCCAATTTTCGAACAAGTGACTTGGTCATGGGTATACTTTGTCTCCTTCATTCTCGTTGGAACGTTTATTATCTTTAACTTGTTTATCGGTGTTATCGTTAATAATGTGGAAAAAGCCAATGACGTGGAAATTGCAGCGACTAACGATCCAGATCCAGCAGATGATTCGAAAAAAGAATTAGCTGAACTAAAAGAGGAAATTAGAGAGCTGAAGCAATTAATTATGCAAAACAATAAAAAAGATCAATAA
- the proC gene encoding pyrroline-5-carboxylate reductase: protein MLENKKITFLGAGSMAESIIAGLIKQKLLLPEQIYVTNRSDQQRLQQLRKTYGVQVIARDQALKQADFILLAMKPKDAQEGLEAIKEFTSEDQLFLSVLAGTLTDHITSWLGHHAPVVRVMPNTSAKVGASATALAPGAYANDDHMTIAKQLFEAIGTVTVVDEEQLDAVTGLSGSGPAYIYYFVEAMEQTAKDLGLDEQDARTLIIQTVFGAAERLKSTSKPTADLYKEVMSPGGTTEAGFTALQSYKFQEAISKAIHDAAARSKELGRIPPNRN, encoded by the coding sequence ATGCTAGAAAATAAGAAAATAACCTTTCTTGGCGCAGGCTCAATGGCTGAATCTATTATCGCTGGCTTAATTAAGCAAAAACTGCTTTTACCCGAGCAGATCTATGTCACAAATCGCTCGGACCAACAGCGCTTACAGCAACTTCGCAAAACGTATGGTGTACAGGTCATTGCAAGAGATCAGGCACTTAAACAAGCCGATTTCATCCTGTTAGCGATGAAGCCAAAAGATGCACAAGAAGGACTTGAAGCGATCAAAGAGTTTACCTCAGAGGACCAACTCTTTTTATCGGTTTTAGCTGGCACCCTTACTGACCATATAACATCATGGCTAGGTCACCATGCACCTGTCGTTCGTGTCATGCCAAATACGTCAGCTAAGGTGGGAGCCTCAGCTACCGCACTCGCACCTGGTGCTTATGCGAATGATGATCATATGACAATTGCAAAGCAATTATTTGAAGCAATTGGAACCGTTACCGTCGTCGATGAAGAGCAACTCGATGCAGTTACCGGCTTATCAGGTAGTGGTCCTGCATATATTTACTACTTTGTTGAAGCGATGGAACAAACGGCAAAAGACCTAGGTTTAGACGAACAGGATGCTAGAACGCTCATTATTCAAACTGTTTTTGGTGCAGCAGAGCGACTGAAGTCTACTTCAAAACCGACCGCCGATCTTTATAAAGAAGTAATGAGTCCAGGAGGGACTACCGAAGCTGGTTTTACTGCTTTACAAAGCTATAAATTCCAAGAAGCAATCTCAAAAGCTATTCATGACGCAGCGGCACGCTCAAAAGAACTTGGTAGAATTCCACCAAACCGCAACTAG